From a region of the Sinorhizobium sp. B11 genome:
- a CDS encoding glycoside hydrolase family 5 protein — protein MRRKRLLHGLLVAAVTAVSSIAHATEAPLCYYGVNLSGGEYGERGGVYGTNYTYPTEETISYFAKKGMTIIRLPFRWERLQPKLGARLDDDELQRLKDTVALVRKHKMSVLLDPHNFGYYDKDQIGKPPATNAAFADFWARLSVEFANHDGVLFGLMNEPHDIPAADWLKAANAAIRGIRAVGARNLILVPGTAWSGAASWETDVIGGANGTVMLGVRDPLDFYAYEFHQYLDADSSGTHETCEGAKAATDAITNVTSWLKKNGKRGFLGEFGASANADCLDGLKTMLTTMSDNSDAWIGFSYWAAGEWWPATEPFNVQPRDTPERPQMRLLEQMVPKHAPDCAAVKPAEK, from the coding sequence ATGAGACGGAAAAGACTGCTGCACGGGCTGCTGGTTGCCGCCGTTACGGCCGTTTCGTCCATCGCTCATGCCACCGAGGCACCGCTTTGCTATTACGGGGTCAATCTCTCCGGCGGCGAATATGGCGAACGCGGTGGCGTCTACGGCACGAACTACACCTACCCGACCGAAGAAACGATCAGCTATTTCGCGAAGAAGGGCATGACGATCATCCGCCTGCCCTTCCGCTGGGAGCGGCTTCAGCCGAAGCTCGGTGCACGGCTTGACGATGATGAACTGCAGCGCTTGAAGGATACGGTCGCGCTGGTTCGCAAGCACAAGATGAGTGTGCTGCTCGATCCGCATAATTTCGGCTATTACGACAAGGATCAGATCGGCAAGCCGCCGGCGACGAACGCAGCCTTCGCCGATTTTTGGGCTCGGCTTTCCGTCGAATTTGCCAATCACGATGGCGTGCTCTTCGGGCTGATGAACGAGCCGCATGACATTCCCGCGGCCGATTGGCTGAAAGCCGCCAATGCTGCGATCCGCGGCATTCGGGCGGTAGGCGCACGCAATCTCATCCTCGTTCCCGGTACGGCCTGGAGCGGAGCTGCAAGCTGGGAAACCGATGTGATCGGCGGCGCGAACGGAACCGTCATGCTCGGCGTGCGTGATCCGCTCGATTTCTACGCCTATGAATTTCATCAGTATCTCGACGCGGATTCTTCGGGCACGCACGAGACCTGCGAGGGCGCAAAGGCCGCGACCGATGCCATCACCAACGTGACCAGTTGGCTAAAGAAGAACGGCAAACGCGGCTTCCTCGGTGAATTCGGCGCGTCTGCCAATGCAGATTGCCTCGATGGCCTGAAGACGATGCTCACCACCATGTCCGACAATAGCGATGCGTGGATCGGTTTCTCCTACTGGGCGGCTGGAGAATGGTGGCCGGCCACCGAACCGTTCAACGTACAGCCGCGTGACACGCCCGAGCGCCCGCAAATGCGTCTGCTTGAGCAGATGGTACCCAAACATGCGCCCGACTGCGCGGCGGTAAAGCCGGCGGAGAAGTGA
- a CDS encoding GumC family protein, with amino-acid sequence MKQYDGNRVSRLPAWRSYESSQPAPEGTRARSPIIRPTDFVPPPPPPEPAPPPVRPAASESRPAGPLRGDIPVVPETVSTPEPVVEQTSVVAEPLLDIRSAVAAIWSRRLIIAGLCLVGAAAGAVIAPRIPQKFTAVAALYFDPRQIGLADSGSQNAAPSPEMISTLIDSQVQLLTSGNVLRRVADAMKLDQDPEFTGGRTDGAAIIGTLQKALLITRENNTYVVSLAATTRDPEKSAKLANQVVTSFMQEESSASTGLYETTSSALDGRLDDLRRKVQEAEQAVETFRADNDMAATEGNLISDQRLSSLNTLLVTAQEKTIQAKARADAAANLRVEDVVAGSQTDGATGTSPLVSLRQQYAAQAAVVGSLQSQMGSRHPRLQAARSSLGSIGAEIKDELQRVATSARAEYEQAKKAEDDIAKELAVQKALQATTSDKQVQLNELQRKATAARELYESVLKRSGETSEEQNLSQSNIRVVSPAEVPVKADGPSKKVIMVAGMIGGLLAGFAVGAGFAILAGLFSHPTIRSYFRKPVRASA; translated from the coding sequence ATGAAACAATATGACGGGAACAGGGTGAGCCGCTTGCCTGCCTGGCGCAGTTATGAGTCGTCTCAGCCTGCGCCTGAAGGCACTCGTGCGCGCAGCCCGATCATCCGGCCGACAGATTTCGTTCCGCCCCCACCGCCTCCCGAGCCCGCTCCGCCTCCGGTTCGGCCGGCAGCGTCGGAAAGCCGTCCTGCCGGGCCGCTCCGCGGCGATATTCCTGTCGTGCCCGAAACCGTTTCAACGCCGGAACCCGTTGTCGAGCAGACATCTGTTGTCGCCGAACCCTTGCTGGATATCAGATCTGCGGTTGCCGCCATCTGGAGCCGGCGCCTGATTATTGCCGGTCTTTGCCTCGTCGGTGCCGCTGCCGGTGCGGTGATCGCGCCTCGTATCCCGCAGAAATTCACCGCCGTTGCCGCCCTCTATTTCGATCCACGCCAGATCGGTCTTGCCGACAGCGGCTCACAGAATGCAGCGCCGTCGCCGGAAATGATTTCGACGCTGATCGACAGCCAGGTTCAACTGCTGACCTCGGGCAACGTATTGCGTCGCGTAGCCGATGCTATGAAGCTCGATCAGGATCCGGAATTCACCGGTGGCAGGACAGACGGTGCTGCCATCATCGGCACTCTTCAGAAGGCTCTGCTGATCACGCGCGAGAACAATACTTACGTCGTCTCGCTCGCCGCAACGACGCGGGACCCGGAAAAGTCCGCAAAGCTCGCCAATCAGGTCGTCACCTCCTTCATGCAGGAGGAAAGCAGCGCATCGACCGGTCTTTACGAAACTACCTCGTCAGCACTCGACGGTCGCCTCGACGATCTGCGCCGGAAAGTGCAGGAAGCGGAGCAGGCGGTCGAAACCTTCCGCGCCGACAACGACATGGCGGCGACCGAGGGCAATCTGATTTCCGATCAGCGTCTTTCGTCCCTGAATACGCTGCTCGTTACCGCCCAGGAAAAGACTATTCAGGCTAAGGCCCGCGCCGATGCCGCTGCAAATCTGCGGGTCGAAGATGTCGTCGCAGGCAGCCAGACGGATGGCGCCACGGGTACATCACCGCTCGTCAGCCTGCGGCAGCAATACGCCGCCCAGGCCGCAGTCGTCGGCAGTCTGCAGAGCCAGATGGGTTCGCGCCATCCGCGCCTTCAGGCTGCGCGCTCTTCGCTGGGTAGCATCGGAGCGGAAATCAAAGACGAACTCCAACGCGTCGCGACTTCGGCAAGGGCAGAATACGAACAGGCGAAGAAGGCCGAGGACGATATCGCCAAGGAGCTGGCGGTACAGAAAGCCCTGCAGGCCACGACCTCGGACAAGCAGGTGCAGTTGAACGAGCTGCAGCGCAAGGCGACGGCCGCCCGCGAACTCTACGAATCAGTTCTGAAGCGTTCCGGCGAGACCAGCGAAGAGCAGAACCTCAGCCAGAGCAATATCCGCGTCGTCTCCCCCGCAGAAGTTCCCGTGAAGGCAGATGGGCCGAGCAAGAAAGTCATCATGGTCGCTGGCATGATCGGTGGCTTGCTTGCAGGCTTTGCTGTCGGCGCCGGTTTTGCGATCCTCGCCGGCCTCTTTTCTCATCCGACCATCAGAAGCTATTTCCGCAAGCCCGTCCGCGCGTCCGCTTGA
- the purU gene encoding formyltetrahydrofolate deformylase gives MTDYVLTVTCKSTRGVVAAISTYLAEKGCNIIDSSQFDDLDTGKFFMRVSFISEEGVSLAEIREGFKPIYEKFGMDAQVHDGSERLKVLLMVSRFGHCLNDLLYRWKIGALPIDIVGVVSNHFEYQKVVVNHDIPFHHIKVTKENKPQAEAQILDIVEQTGTELIVLARYMQVLSDAMCKKMSGRIINIHHSFLPSFKGANPYKQAYERGVKLIGATAHYVTADLDEGPIIEQDTARITHAQSAEDYVSIGRDVESQVLARAIHAHIHRRVFLNGNRTIVFPASPGSYASERMG, from the coding sequence ATGACGGACTATGTATTGACGGTAACCTGCAAGTCGACGCGCGGCGTCGTGGCGGCGATTTCGACCTACCTCGCCGAAAAGGGTTGCAACATCATCGATAGTTCGCAGTTCGACGACCTCGATACCGGCAAGTTCTTCATGCGCGTCAGCTTCATTTCGGAAGAGGGTGTGTCGCTTGCCGAGATCCGCGAAGGCTTCAAACCGATCTACGAGAAGTTCGGCATGGACGCGCAAGTACATGACGGGAGCGAGCGCCTGAAGGTGCTTCTGATGGTCTCCCGCTTCGGCCACTGTCTCAACGACCTGCTCTACCGCTGGAAGATCGGCGCGCTGCCGATCGATATCGTCGGCGTCGTCTCCAACCATTTCGAATACCAGAAGGTTGTGGTCAACCACGACATTCCCTTCCACCACATCAAGGTGACGAAGGAAAACAAGCCGCAGGCCGAAGCCCAGATCCTCGACATCGTCGAGCAGACGGGCACCGAACTCATCGTGCTTGCTCGCTACATGCAGGTTCTCTCCGATGCCATGTGCAAGAAGATGTCAGGCCGCATCATCAACATCCACCACTCCTTCTTGCCGAGCTTCAAGGGCGCCAACCCCTACAAGCAGGCCTATGAGCGCGGCGTAAAGCTGATCGGTGCCACGGCGCATTACGTGACGGCCGATCTCGACGAAGGCCCGATCATCGAGCAGGACACGGCCCGCATTACCCATGCACAAAGCGCCGAAGACTATGTCTCGATCGGCCGTGATGTCGAAAGCCAGGTACTGGCGCGCGCCATCCATGCGCATATCCACCGCCGCGTCTTCCTCAACGGCAACCGCACGATCGTCTTCCCGGCGAGTCCCGGAAGCTACGCCTCCGAACGCATGGGTTGA
- a CDS encoding glycosyltransferase family 2 protein, producing the protein MDAPLDELRTLPGAFGWQRSGRAFAASNFLISRWGASLRDTTNTLKSRLQMTGWPPPGFPTTAIDANARLMPSPSWLTPMPPLPCANLARKELPEMHFIKARTQSDHGTALVTVFCAVWHRQNNKLDLLKSHYINLRQQSVDVRIIYIFDNGDMPPEWLDADCYVFSQPLSIYEAWSAAVALSNSLFVMNLNMDDRLATNAVELLVGAACASSAGMVGGEWLVCFDNSHLDEPFKAPILTASEFAPDWPPRPRERLRLGSGTGERGTFGPATLWSPKMVGKYYPSYFGDGSPIRSVGDALFWHVFQQKNLKTIRLPLLIGKYFSSPSDQAEFRANQDNELYQRYGLSSLSFADRIVGGEVPQLAFRPAG; encoded by the coding sequence ATGGACGCACCTCTCGATGAACTGCGCACCCTGCCGGGAGCCTTCGGCTGGCAGAGGTCAGGTCGCGCTTTTGCTGCATCCAATTTCCTTATTTCCCGCTGGGGCGCGTCCCTTCGCGACACAACGAACACGTTAAAAAGCCGACTTCAGATGACCGGGTGGCCGCCCCCAGGATTTCCAACCACGGCAATTGACGCGAATGCCCGGCTCATGCCATCTCCTTCATGGTTAACACCAATGCCGCCTCTGCCATGCGCGAACCTTGCGCGAAAGGAATTGCCTGAGATGCATTTTATTAAAGCAAGGACGCAGAGTGATCATGGGACCGCGCTGGTGACCGTGTTCTGCGCGGTATGGCACCGCCAGAACAACAAGCTGGACCTGCTGAAGTCGCACTACATCAACCTGCGCCAGCAAAGTGTTGACGTGCGCATCATCTATATTTTCGACAATGGTGATATGCCGCCCGAATGGCTGGACGCGGACTGTTACGTCTTTTCCCAACCGCTCTCGATCTATGAGGCCTGGTCGGCAGCGGTGGCATTGAGCAATTCATTGTTCGTGATGAACCTGAATATGGACGACCGCCTGGCCACAAATGCGGTCGAGCTCCTGGTCGGAGCGGCGTGCGCATCTTCTGCCGGAATGGTTGGAGGCGAGTGGCTGGTCTGCTTTGACAATTCCCATCTGGATGAGCCTTTCAAAGCGCCGATACTGACGGCATCCGAATTTGCGCCGGACTGGCCTCCGAGGCCACGTGAACGCCTGAGGCTTGGATCGGGCACTGGCGAGCGCGGCACTTTTGGTCCGGCTACGCTGTGGAGCCCGAAGATGGTCGGGAAATATTATCCGAGCTATTTTGGCGACGGATCCCCGATCAGATCCGTCGGCGATGCGCTGTTCTGGCATGTATTCCAGCAAAAGAATCTTAAAACCATTCGCCTGCCGCTGCTGATCGGGAAATATTTCTCTTCACCGTCCGATCAGGCGGAATTCCGGGCAAATCAGGACAATGAGCTGTATCAACGATACGGTCTGTCCAGTCTGTCGTTCGCCGACCGCATCGTTGGTGGCGAGGTACCGCAATTGGCATTTCGGCCCGCTGGCTAA
- a CDS encoding aminotransferase, whose amino-acid sequence MTDEALLDRMALPRPDVTASEAADILLTHYGLSGTLSELGSQQDRNYRLDTEDGRYVLKICHAAYETQELEAQNAALRHLRAKADAPRVPNVMASTEGHEIVPVSVREQDYQVRLLEFLEGDGLTHRAYLAPASVAALGALCARLAAALADFTHPGLDRSLQWDLRRAGPVAVQLLSSISDSAARDRIAKTMVMAVRRIQPLAPSLRLQAVHHDVTDDNVVSRPDAHGRPVPDGVIDFGDIIRGWLVGDLAVTCASLLHQADGDPFHILPAVKAYHEIYPLIEEELKALWPLIVARAVILVASSEQQISIDPDNDYVRGNLEGERHIFDTAMSVPFELMEAAILKTAGLHIADVDTADWQPLLPEIDPASIAYVDLGVQSPHFSDGNWLAADMDWRLLARAAAESGTAATRYGEYRLSRAGLHHAKAQATYALHMDVCLAASSVVAAPFAGRITWYDQHLVLTGGDMKLHIDGIDLSVEDGSEIAAGQTLGTVSGETSSLGGLRLQLCSIAGFEPPLFATPEQAEAWSALCPSPSVLIGPGADAPKPETSALLELRRAHFASPQKNYYAHPPRIERGWKEHLFDIEGRAYLDMVNNVTILGHGHPRMAEAISQQWLMLNTNSRFHYAAVAEFSESLASLAPDGMDAVFLVNSGSEANDLALRLAWAHSGQRNMLCLLEGYHGWSVASDAVSTSIADNPQALTTRPDWVHAVVSPNTYRGQFRGPESTVDYLGTVTPVLEAIDAKGEGLAGFIAESVYGNAGGIPLPDGYLTEIYRQVRERGGLCIADEVQVGYGRLGHYFWGFEQQGVVPDIITIAKGMGDGHPLGAVITTKEIAASLEKEGYFFSSSGGSPVSCVAGMTVLDVMAEERLQDNAREVGDHLKARLAALIDSYPIVGAVHGMGLYLGLEFVRDRVTLEPATEETAAICDRLLELGVIMQPTGDHLNVLKIKPPLCLTEGSADFFANMLEKVLAEGW is encoded by the coding sequence ATGACCGACGAAGCGCTTCTTGACCGCATGGCGCTACCGCGCCCCGATGTTACCGCTTCCGAGGCCGCGGATATCCTCCTTACTCATTACGGGCTTTCCGGCACGCTGTCGGAGCTCGGCAGCCAGCAGGATCGCAATTACCGGCTCGACACGGAAGACGGCCGCTATGTGCTGAAGATCTGCCATGCCGCCTACGAGACCCAGGAGCTCGAAGCGCAGAATGCGGCGCTTCGTCATCTGCGCGCCAAGGCGGATGCGCCACGTGTTCCAAACGTGATGGCTTCCACCGAGGGCCACGAGATCGTCCCCGTCAGTGTGCGAGAGCAGGATTACCAGGTCCGGCTGCTCGAATTTCTCGAAGGAGATGGCCTGACGCACCGCGCCTATCTGGCGCCGGCCTCGGTCGCTGCCCTCGGCGCGCTCTGCGCGAGATTGGCGGCAGCACTTGCCGATTTCACCCATCCGGGACTGGACCGCAGCCTGCAATGGGATTTGCGCCGCGCCGGACCCGTGGCCGTGCAGTTGTTGTCCTCCATTAGCGACAGCGCCGCTCGTGACAGGATCGCGAAGACGATGGTCATGGCCGTGCGCCGCATCCAGCCACTTGCTCCGTCGCTGCGGCTTCAGGCGGTTCATCATGACGTGACGGATGACAATGTCGTCAGCCGTCCCGATGCGCATGGGCGGCCTGTTCCCGATGGTGTGATCGACTTCGGCGACATCATTCGCGGCTGGCTGGTCGGCGACCTTGCCGTGACCTGTGCCTCTCTGCTGCATCAGGCAGATGGCGATCCCTTTCACATCCTGCCGGCGGTGAAGGCCTATCACGAGATTTACCCGTTGATCGAGGAAGAGCTGAAGGCACTCTGGCCGCTCATCGTGGCCCGCGCCGTCATCCTCGTCGCCAGCAGCGAACAGCAGATCTCGATCGATCCCGACAATGATTATGTCAGAGGAAATCTGGAGGGCGAACGGCACATCTTCGATACGGCAATGTCCGTGCCGTTCGAACTGATGGAAGCGGCCATCCTGAAAACAGCCGGTCTTCATATTGCCGATGTCGATACGGCAGACTGGCAGCCGCTCCTGCCAGAGATCGATCCCGCGTCGATTGCCTATGTCGATCTCGGCGTGCAGAGCCCGCATTTTTCCGACGGCAACTGGCTGGCGGCCGACATGGACTGGCGTCTGCTTGCGCGCGCAGCGGCGGAATCGGGAACCGCGGCAACCCGCTACGGTGAATATCGCCTGTCCCGCGCCGGCCTGCACCATGCAAAAGCCCAGGCAACCTATGCGCTACATATGGATGTCTGCCTCGCAGCCAGCAGCGTCGTTGCTGCACCCTTTGCCGGTCGGATCACCTGGTACGACCAGCATCTCGTCCTCACCGGCGGGGACATGAAACTACACATCGATGGCATCGACCTTTCCGTCGAGGATGGAAGCGAGATCGCCGCTGGTCAAACACTCGGTACGGTCTCCGGCGAGACGTCTTCGCTCGGCGGATTGCGCCTGCAGCTTTGCAGCATCGCTGGCTTCGAACCGCCACTCTTTGCCACGCCGGAACAAGCCGAAGCGTGGTCCGCGCTCTGCCCCTCGCCTTCAGTGCTGATTGGTCCGGGCGCCGATGCGCCAAAACCTGAAACATCGGCTCTTCTCGAACTGCGGCGGGCGCATTTCGCCAGTCCGCAGAAGAATTATTATGCGCATCCGCCACGGATCGAGCGCGGCTGGAAGGAGCATCTCTTCGATATCGAGGGACGCGCCTATCTCGACATGGTCAACAATGTCACGATCCTCGGCCATGGTCATCCACGCATGGCGGAAGCGATCAGCCAGCAATGGCTGATGCTGAACACCAACTCACGCTTCCACTATGCCGCAGTCGCGGAATTCTCCGAGAGCCTCGCATCGCTGGCGCCCGACGGGATGGATGCCGTGTTCCTCGTCAATAGCGGTTCGGAAGCCAATGATCTGGCGCTGCGGCTTGCCTGGGCGCATAGCGGCCAACGCAACATGCTATGCCTGCTGGAAGGTTACCATGGCTGGTCGGTGGCGAGCGACGCAGTCTCCACCTCCATCGCAGACAATCCGCAAGCGCTGACGACAAGGCCGGACTGGGTTCATGCCGTCGTTTCGCCCAATACCTATCGCGGCCAGTTCCGCGGGCCGGAGTCGACTGTGGATTATCTCGGCACCGTGACGCCTGTGCTGGAGGCTATCGATGCCAAGGGCGAGGGACTGGCCGGCTTCATTGCCGAATCCGTATACGGCAATGCCGGTGGCATACCCCTGCCCGACGGCTATCTGACGGAAATCTATCGGCAGGTGCGCGAGCGCGGCGGGCTCTGCATCGCCGACGAGGTGCAGGTGGGCTATGGACGGCTCGGCCATTATTTCTGGGGTTTCGAGCAGCAGGGCGTCGTGCCCGATATCATCACCATCGCCAAGGGCATGGGCGACGGCCATCCGCTCGGCGCCGTCATCACGACGAAGGAGATTGCCGCTTCGCTGGAAAAGGAAGGCTATTTCTTCTCTTCGTCCGGCGGAAGCCCGGTCAGTTGCGTTGCCGGCATGACCGTTCTCGACGTTATGGCCGAGGAGCGATTGCAGGACAATGCCCGTGAGGTAGGCGACCATCTGAAGGCACGGCTGGCGGCACTGATCGACAGTTACCCGATCGTGGGCGCAGTGCATGGCATGGGCCTCTATCTCGGCCTCGAATTCGTGCGCGACAGAGTGACGCTGGAGCCGGCGACCGAGGAGACGGCGGCGATCTGCGACCGGCTTCTGGAACTCGGCGTCATCATGCAGCCGACGGGCGATCACCTGAATGTGTTGAAGATCAAGCCGCCGCTCTGCCTGACCGAAGGAAGCGCCGATTTCTTCGCAAACATGCTGGAAAAGGTGCTTGCAGAAGGCTGGTAG